Proteins encoded within one genomic window of Oryza brachyantha chromosome 7, ObraRS2, whole genome shotgun sequence:
- the LOC102704993 gene encoding F-box/FBD/LRR-repeat protein At4g00160-like, giving the protein GGDGGGDCISELPEDVLRLILLRLPSAAAAARTSVLSRGWRSLWSTLPELRFPGVTDLARVAAALRLHDAPVLLRLHVATGSSSPREISAVLAMAAPRLAGELLFDVSTTPGHRDWMDAAADQNSATAVAADGIGGASEIPSFPKATEITISLRDLCIRLPTSGVFQKLTALRLNDVRFESACDIGDVVSSERCPSLQELRLCRANGVSNLAIRSESLLRVDLSELGKLQELTIFAPVLRELGVSHCFNLITPAAEISAPALETLRWIDMCNRSTVRFGAVSRLQRLSAIGMVYGQASVHDWHSLQLLKSFRAVPDVQLVLNYPYSMLECNFLMDAVNMPPAVKILSLRLSTRGHNFGPCVFQLLRMSTGIKELNLELTEHLQAQVPCSSGCICHKPQDWETKDILLCFLQKVEIRMLSGAQSEICFVKQLLRWAPALKMITVSFGPSVNVSEEACHEILSCTKPDICMEIYLYCNRAKVMHRAVNRKRPRDD; this is encoded by the exons ggcggcgacggcggcggggactgCATTAGCGAGCTCCCCGAAGACGTCCTccgcctcatcctcctccGACTCCCCTCCgctgcggcggccgcgcggaCCAGCGTCCTCTCCCGCGGCTGGCGCAGCCTCTGGTCCACCCTCCCGGAGCTACGGTTCCCCGgcgtcaccgacctcgcccgcgtcgccgccgcgctccgcctACACGACGCCCCggtcctcctccgcctgcaCGTGGCTACCGGAAGCTCTTCCCCGCGTGAGATTTCCGCCGtcctcgccatggccgcgcccCGCCTCGCGGGTGAGCTCCTGTTCGACGTCAGTACGACGCCGGGTCATCGGGATTGgatggacgccgccgcggaccAAAATTCGGCGACGGCTGTGGCGGCGGATGGAATTGGTGGCGCGTCTGAGATCCCCAGCTTTCCGAAGGCCACCGAGATCACCATCAGCCTACGCGACCTTTGCATCCGCCTGCCAACATCCGGCGTCTTCCAGAAGCTCACCGCGCTGCGCTTGAACGACGTCCGTTTCGAAAGCGCGTGCGATATCGGCGACGTCGTCTCGTCGGAGCGGTGCCCGTCGCTGCAAGAGCTCCGTCTCTGCAGAGCCAACGGGGTGTCAAATCTCGCCATCCGCTCGGAGTCTCTCCTCCGTGTTGATCTCTCTGAACTGGGAAAGCTGCAGGAGCTCACGATTTTTGCTCCTGTGCTTAGAGAACTAGGCGTGTCGCATTGCTTCAACCTGATCACACCAGCAGCTGAAATCTCTGCTCCAGCGCTGGAGACACTTCGGTGGATTGATATGTGCAACCGGAGCACGGTCCGCTTCGGTGCGGTGTCACGCCTTCAGAGACTCTCTGCCATTGGTATGGTGTATGGACAAGCAAGTGTTCATGATTGGCATTCTCTGCAACTGCTGAAATCTTTCAGAGCAGTTCCCGATGTTCAGCTCGTTCTCAACTATCCATAT AGCATGCTTGAGTGCAACTTCTTGATGGACGCCGTGAATATGCCACCTGCTGTTAAGATCTTATCCCTGAGGTTATCAACAAGAGGGCATAACTTTGGGCCATGTGTATTCCAATTACTTAGGATGTCTACTGGTATAAAAGAGCTGAATCTGGAGTTAACTGAGCATCTGCAG GCACAAGTTCCTTGCTCATCTGGCTGCATCTGTCACAAGCCGCAGGACTGGGAAACCAAGGATATCCTCTTGTGTTTTCTCCAGAAAGTTGAAATCAGAATGTTGAGTGGAGCACAGTCTGAAATATGTTTTGTGAAGCAACTGTTGAGATGGGCGCCAGCGCTCAAGATGATTACTGTAAGTTTTGGCCCTTCAGTAAATGTCAGTGAGGAAGCGTGCCACGAGATACTTAGCTGCACCAAACCAGATATCTGCATGGAAATCTACTTGTACTGCAATAGGGCCAAGGTGATGCATAGAGCAGTGAACCGGAAGAGACCTAGAGATGATTAA